The following coding sequences lie in one Benincasa hispida cultivar B227 chromosome 6, ASM972705v1, whole genome shotgun sequence genomic window:
- the LOC120079552 gene encoding inositol oxygenase 2, with product MNRLFLEPFRKLAAAGGASRGGRCLINPVHWQFNHGNISPFMSSNALLPSSVEDSESLQISGKDFSPPLYKRTNSQSKTHNTKNPNPQRFVDSIFPNFSSLSPHLSSSLHRMTILIPQREFASEAESQSISLESDELVLDGGFVNPESLPNDAAFFAPKINSFGHSFRDYDAESERQKTVEELYRLNHINQTYDFVKRMREEYGKLDKTEMSIWECCEMLNEVVDDSDPDLDEPQIQHLLQSAEAIRKDYPNEDWLHLTALIHDLGKVLLLPAFGGLPQWAVVGDTYPLGCAFDKSIVHHKYFKDNVDNDDPNYNTKYGIYSPGCGLDNVVISWGHDDYMYLVAKENGTTLPHAGLFIIRYHSFYPLHKEGAYQHLMNEEDVENLKWLHIFNKYDLYSKSKVLVDVEKVKPYYQSLIQKYFPSKLKW from the exons ATGAACAGGTTGTTCCTTGAGCCTTTCCGGAAGTTGGCGGCGGCCGGTGGCGCAAGCCGCGGTGGCCGGTGCTTGATCAACCCTGTTCATTGGCAATTCAATCATGGCAATATTTCTCCATTTATGTCTTCAAATGCCCTCTTGCCTTCTTCAG TTGAGGACTCAGAGAGTCTCCAAATCTCCGGCAAGGACTTCTCTCCGCCATTATATAAACGCACAAATTCTCAGTCAAAAACTCACAATACAAAAAATCCAAATCCTCAGAGATTTGTTGATTCGATTTTCCCTAATTTTTCGTCACTTTCTCCGCATTTGTCTTCTTCGCTTCACAGAATGACGATCCTCATTCCTCAGCGCGAATTCG CATCGGAGGCCGAGAGCCAGAGTATCTCCTTGGAGAGTGATGAGTTAGTATTGGACGGTGGATTTGTAAATCCAGAATCTTTGCCAAACGACGCCGCTTTTTTCGCCCCCAAAATCAACTCCTTTGGCCATTCATTTAG gGATTATGATGCAGAAAGTGAAAGGCAAAAGACAGTTGAAGAACTCTATCGCTTGAACCACATTAACCAAACATATGATTTT GTGAAGAGAATGAGAGAAGAATATGGAAAATTGGACAAAACAGAAATGAGTATATGGGAATGTTGTGAGATGCTGAATGAAGTGGTTGATGATAGTGATCCAGATTTGGATGAGCCTCAGATTCAGCATTTGCTTCAATCTGCTGAAGCCATTAGAAAAGACTATCCCAATGAAGATTGGCTTCACTTGACTGCTCTTATTCATg ATCTTGGAaaggttcttcttcttcctgccTTTGGAGGGCTTCCACAATGGGCTGTTGTTG GTGATACATATCCCCTTGGCTGTGCTTTTGATAAATCCATTGTCCATCACAAG TACTTCAAAGACAATGTAGACAATGATGATCCGAATTACAACACCAAATATGGAATCTATTCTCCAGGATGTGGACTCGACAATGTAGTCATCTCTTGGGGCCACGACGATTACATGTATTTG GTTGCTAAAGAGAATGGAACAACCTTACCTCATGCCGGATTATTTATCATAAGATATCACTCATTTTATC CCTTGCATAAGGAAGGAGCATATCAACACCTGATGAATGAGGAGGATGTTGAGAATTTGAAGTGGCTTCacattttcaa CAAATATGACCTTTATAGCAAGAGCAAAGTTCTAGTTGACGTAGAAAAGGTCAAACCTTACTACCAATCTCTCATTCAAAAG tATTTCCCTTCAAAGCTTAAATGGTGA
- the LOC120079588 gene encoding uncharacterized protein LOC120079588: MAQYCLYSCQAIFISLLSFLTFSICVEFDSGDKFSIIGYDGDLFHGDYTPPSPPPPAPFPHPPSFSCEGDLKGIGSLNTICELNSSLSFGDDVYIEGNGSLYILSDVSLRCPVMGCTIQINMSREFSLGHNSLIVAGSLRIDARNVSLVDGSVVNVTALAGNPPAQTSGTPSGYQGAGGGHGGRGASCVTDNTKLPDDVWGGDTYSWSSLDEPWSFGSKGGTTVKEESYGGEGGGRIWIETKNSIEVSGNLYADGGDGGIKGGGGSGGSIYIKAQRMTGSGRLSTVGGNGFAGGGGGRISINVFSRHDNTEFFAHGGKSYGCSENAGAAGTYYDAVPRSLIVSNDNLSTQTDTLLLTFPKQPLWTNVYIQNHAKALVPLFWSRVQVQGQIHLSVGAVLSFGLAHYASSEFELIAEELLMSNSVIKIYGALRMFVKMHLMWNSKILIDGGDNEIVATSLLEASNLLVLKESSSIHSNANLGVHGQGYLNLTGPGNFIEAQRLILSLFFSIYVGPKSFLRGPLDDSNANNTRPQLYCELSDCPVELLHPPEDCNVNSTLPFTLQICRVEDLTIEGTITGSVIHFHWVREIFVYLSGAISASGLGCTGGVGRGRIFSNGLGAGGGHGGKGGDGYYNGTFIDGGVAYGDPDLPCELGSGSGNGSLAGETAGGGIIVMGSLEHSVVSLSLNGSLRADGETFGRDVGGQGGGKMLNVGPGGGSGGTILLFVQTVSLSESSVISAVGGQGSSNGGGGGGGGRVHFHWSDIPVGDAYQPIASVKGNIYTGGGIGSYHGSGGENGTITGKACPKGLYGIFCEECPLGTFKNTTGSDRALCTKCPSYELPNRGIYVGVRGGVAERPCPYKCISDRYHMPQCYTALEELVYAFGGPWLFGLILVGLLILLALVLSVARMKYVGGDELPATVPVRQSSRIDYSFPFLESLNEVLETNRTEESKSHVHRMYFMGPNSFSEPWHLSHSPPEQVAEIVYEDAFNRFVDEINDLATYQWWEGSIYSILSVLSYPLAWSWLQHCRKKKMQCLREFVRSEYDHSCLRSCRSRALYEGLKVAATPDLMLAYVDFFLGGDEKRVDLPPRLQQRLPVSVIFGGDGSYMAPFTLHSDNILTTLMGQSIPPTIWYRLVAGLNAQLRLVRYGHLKKTFEHVISWLETHANPTLSAFCVRVDLAWFQPTASGYCQFGLLLSALENDNVQPYAEGQHKLLLPEKRSCLPRLADRKPLDQLKITEQKMVQKRIFGGIIQAKSLKALKEKKDISYPLSFVIYNTKPVGHQDLVGLVVSMILLGDFSLVLLTLLQMYSISLLDFFLVLFVLPLGLLSPFPAGINALFSHGPRRSAGLAHVYGLWNITSMINVVVAFVCGLINYLYHSSKKNPSFQTWNFSMDDSEWWMLPAGLALCKIIQARLIDWHVANQEIQDYSLYSNDPEVFWQT; this comes from the exons ATGGCTCAATACTGTCTGTATTCTTGCCAAGCCATCTTTATCAGCTTGCTTTCCTTTCTTACCTTTAGCATTTGTGTGGAATTTGATTCTGGGGATAAATTTTCCATCATCGGCTATGATGGGGATTTATTCCATGGAGATTATACGCCCCCTTCGCCTCCCCCACCGGCCCCCTTCCCTCATCCTCCATCATTTTCGTGCGAGGGTGATCTGAAAGGAATCGGGTCGCTTAACACCATTTGCGAGCTGAATTCCAGCTTGAGCTTTGGTGATGATGTGTATATTGAGGGAAATGGCAGCTTGTATATTCTCTCCGATGTGAGTTTAAGGTGTCCCGTAATGGGTTGTACAATACAGATAAACATGAGCCGGGAATTTTCTCTAGGTCATAATTCGCTGATAGTTGCAGGAAGTTTGAGGATTGATGCTCGAAACGTTAGTTTGGTTGATGGGTCTGTGGTAAATGTGACGGCGTTGGCTGGAAATCCGCCGGCACAGACCAGTGGAACGCCGTCGGGTTATCAGGGAGCTGGCGGTGGCCATGGCGGCAGAGGAGCGAGTTGTGTGACGGATAATACGAAGCTGCCAGATGATGTTTGGGGTGGGGACACGTACTCGTGGTCTTCTTTGGACGAGCCATGGAGTTTTGGTAGTAAAGGTGGAACGACTGTTAAAGAAGAAAGTTATGGTGGGGAAGGAGGCGGGAGAATTTGGATAGAAACAAAGAATTCAATCGAAGTTAGTGGTAATCTTTATGCAGATGGAGGTGATGGTGGTATCAAGGGCGGAGGAGGTTCTGGTGGCAGCATTTATATCAAAGCCCAGAGAAT GACTGGAAGTGGCAGGTTAAGTACAGTTGGTGGTAATGGATTTGCTGGAGGTGGAGGTGGAAGAATTTCCATCAATGTTTTTAGTCGGCATGACAATACAGAATTCTTTGCTCACG GGGGGAAGAGCTATGGCTGTTCTGAAAATGCAGGTGCTGCAGGAACGTATTATGATGCCGTGCCTCGAAGCCTTATTGTTAGCAACGACAACTTATCTACTCAGACGGATACACTTCTTTTAACATTTCCCAAGCAGCCACTTTGGACAAATGTGTATATTCAGAACCATGCAAAGGCGTTGGTTCCTTTGTTTTGGAGCCGTGTACAG GTTCAAGGACAAATTCATTTATCAGTTGGTGCAGTCCTGTCCTTTGGGCTTGCACATTACGCTTCATCAGAGTTTGAGCTAATTGCAGAAGAGCTTCTTATGAGCAATTCTGTTATTAAG ATATATGGGGCCCTTCGCATGTTTGTGAAGATGCATTTAATGTGGAATTCCAAAATACTTATAGATGGTGGAGACAATGAAATTGTAGCAACATCTCTGCTTGAGGCCAGTAATTTATTGGTTCTCAAG GAGTCATCTTCTATACATTCAAATGCAAATTTAGGCGTTCATGGACAAGGATACTTGAATCTCACTGGACCAGGAAATTTTATTGAAGCACAACGTCTAATACTATCATTGTTTTTCAGTATTTAT GTTGGGCCTAAGTCATTTCTCCGAGGACCTTTGGACGATTCAAACGCCAATAATAC GAGACCACAGCTCTACTGTGAACTTTCTGATTGCCCAGTGGAACTACTTCACCCACCTGAAGATTGTAACGTGAACTCTACTTTGCCCTTCACTCTTCAG ATTTGTCGAGTTGAAGATCTAACAATTGAAGGCACCATAACTGGATCTGTCATTCACTTTCACTGGGTCAGAGAGATATTTGTTTACCTATCTGGTGCAATTAGTGCTTCTGGTCTTG GCTGCACTGGTGGAGTGGGTAGAGGACGAATTTTTTCAAATGGTCTTGGTGCGGGTGGTGGACATGGTGGGAAAGGGGGGGATGGATACTATAATGGCACCTTCATTGATGGTGGTGTTGCATATGGGGATCCCGATCTACCTTGTGAACTTGGCAGTGGTAGTGGAAATGGTAGTCTTGCTGGTGAAACAGCAGGTGGTGGGATTATTG TGATGGGTTCACTAGAGCACTCAGTAGTAAGTTTGTCTCTCAATGGGTCCCTTAGAGCTGATGGAGAAACGTTTGGGCGAGATGTTGGGGGGCAAGGTGGTGGGAAAATGTTGAATGTTGGTCCTGGAGGTGGATCAGGGGGAACAATTCTTTTATTCGTGCAAACAGTATCGCTCAGTGAGTCCTCTGTCATTTCAGCCGTTGGAGGACAAGGCAGTTCGAATGGTGGGGGTGGGGGCGGCGGTGGAAGGGTTCATTTTCATTGGTCTGATATACCAGTTGGGGATGCATATCAACCTATAGCAAGTGTTAAAGGAAATATTTATACTGG GGGAGGCATAGGAAGCTACCATGGTTCTGGTGGCGAAAATGGAACCATCACTGGAAAGGCCTGCCCCAAAGGACTGTATGGTATCTTTTGTGAG GAATGCCCTCTTGGAACATTTAAGAATACCACTGGATCTGACAGAGCCCTGTGTACCAAGTGCCCATCTTATGAGCTTCCCAATCGTGGCATATATGTTGGTGTTCGAG GTGGTGTTGCTGAAAGGCCTTGCCCCTACAAGTGCATTTCGGACAGATATCACATGCCACAATGTTATACGGCTCTAGAAGAGTTGGTATATGCTTTTGGAGGTCCTTGGTTATTTGGTCTTATTCTTGTTGGACTCCTCATCCTTTTAGCTCTGGTGTTAAGTGTTGCACGTATGAAATATGTTGGTGGGGATGAATTACCAGCGACGGTACCTGTTCGACAAAGCTCTAGAATAGATTACTCCTTTCCTTTCCTGGAGTCCTTGAATGAG GTTTTGGAAACAAATCGAACAGAGGAATCCAAGAGTCATGTGCATAGAATGTATTTCATGGGCCCAAATAGTTTCAGTGAACCGTGGCACCTATCTCATTCCCCTCCTGAACAAGTAGCAGAAATAGT ATATGAAGATGCATTTAATAGATTTGTGGATGAGATAAATGATTTGGCTACTTATCAGTGGTGGGAAGGATCAATCTACAGTATTCTTTCTGTTCTTTCCTATCCGCTTGCATGGTCATGGCTACAACACTGCCGGAAAAAGAAAATGCAATGTCTTCGTGAGTTTGTTCGCTCTGAATATGATCACTCTTGCCTGCGTTCTTGCCGATCACGTGCTCTTTATGAAGGTCTTAAG GTTGCTGCTACTCCTGATTTAATGCTTGCATATGTGGATTTCTTCCTTGGGGGAGATGAAAAGAGAGTTGATCTCCCTCCTCGTCTTCAACAAAGGTTACCAGTCTCGGTAATTTTTGGGGGAGATGGAAGTTACATGGCTCCTTTCACCCTCCATAGCGATAACATTCTAACCACGTTAATGGGTCAG TCTATTCCACCCACAATTTGGTATCGACTCGTGGCTGGGCTCAATGCTCAACTACGCTTAGTTCGTTATGGACACCTGAAGAAGACTTTTGAACATGTAATTAGTTGGCTGGAAACACATGCTAATCCAACTCTAAGTGCCTTTTGTGTGAGGGTCGATCTTGCATGGTTTCAACCCACAGCTTCTGGATATTGCCAATTTGGGTTATTGTTATCTGCTTTGGAGAATGACAATGTGCAGCCATACGCTGAAGGCCAACACAAATTACTACTGCCTGAGAAACGTTCATG TTTACCAAGACTTGCCGATAGGAAGCCATTGGACCAGTTAAAAATCACTGAGCAGAAGATGGTTCAGAAACGAATATTTGGTGGAATTATACAAGCCAAGAGCCTAAAAGCTCTTAAAGAGAAGAAAGATATATCTTATCCCCTCTCTTTTGTGATCTACAACACTAAACCTGTTGGCCATCAG GATCTTGTTGGTTTGGTAGTCTCCATGATACTTCTAGGAGATTTTAGCTTGGTCTTACTCACTTTGTTACAGATGTATTCTATTTCTCTGCTCGATTTTTTTCTGGTTTTGTTCGTCCTTCCTCTTGGTCTGCTATCTCCTTTTCCTGCTGGGATTAACGCGTTATTCAGTCATGGACCTAGACGCTCAGCCGGCCTGGCACATGTATATGGTCTGTGGAACATCACATCCATGATTAATGTG GTAGTTGCTTTCGTTTGtgggttaattaattatttataccaTTCAAGTAAAAAGAATCCCAGCTTTCAAACCTGGAATTTTAGCAT GGATGATAGTGAATGGTGGATGCTTCCTGCTGGATTAGCACTCTGCAAAATTATCCAAGCGCGACTAATTGATTGGCACGTTGCAAATCAAGAAATTCAGGACTACTCATTGTATAGCAATGACCCAGAGGTGTTCTGGCAGACATGA